The Leucobacter sp. UCMA 4100 genome window below encodes:
- the leuA gene encoding 2-isopropylmalate synthase, whose product MKNTQQPSGMPAHRYRPYHEIIKVDLPDRTWPTKQITKAPRWCAVDLRDGNQALIDPMSPERKRIMFDLLVEMGYKEIEVGFPSASQTDFDFVRHLIEENAIPDDVTIQVLTQAREHLITRTYESLRGAKQAIVHLYNSTSILQRDVVFRQDREGIKQIALEGARLCIQAESICPETDIYYEYSPESYTGTELEYAVEVCNDVLEIFKPTAERKVIINLPATVEMATPNVYADSIEWMSRHLNHRENVILSLHPHNDRGTGVAAAELGYMAGADRIEGCLFGNGERTGNVDLVALGINMFTQGIDPEIDFSRLDEIRRVAEYCNQLKVPERSPWAGDLVYTAFSGSHQDAIKKGFERMQQDAAKAGVDVNDIEWAVPYLPVDPRDLGRSYEAVIRVNSQSGKGGVSYLLKNDHSLDLPRRLQIEFSGVVQSVTDSEGGEVTSEEIWRIFQDEYLPSAEPAERWGRYEIFSTKSKSEGDGVTELTVTYRDEQAERTLTSRGNGPVDAFINGINDDGNEVKVFDYVEHAMSEGGDAKAAAYVHLDVDGVQLWGVGIDADTSRASLKAIVSAMNRAERNKVVVTA is encoded by the coding sequence ATGAAAAACACTCAACAGCCATCAGGTATGCCAGCTCACCGCTACCGTCCGTACCACGAGATCATCAAGGTCGATCTGCCCGATCGCACCTGGCCCACGAAGCAGATCACGAAGGCTCCTCGCTGGTGTGCGGTTGACCTGCGTGACGGTAATCAGGCCCTCATTGACCCGATGAGCCCAGAGCGCAAGCGCATCATGTTCGATCTGCTCGTTGAGATGGGGTACAAAGAGATCGAGGTTGGTTTTCCGTCGGCGAGCCAGACCGACTTTGACTTCGTGCGTCACCTCATCGAAGAGAACGCCATTCCCGATGACGTGACCATTCAGGTACTCACCCAGGCACGCGAACACCTCATCACCCGAACGTACGAATCGCTGCGCGGAGCCAAGCAAGCGATCGTGCACCTCTACAACTCGACCAGCATTTTGCAGCGCGACGTCGTATTCCGTCAGGACCGTGAGGGCATCAAGCAGATTGCGCTCGAGGGCGCAAGGCTGTGCATCCAGGCCGAGTCGATCTGCCCAGAAACTGACATCTACTACGAGTACTCGCCAGAGTCGTACACCGGTACCGAGCTCGAGTACGCGGTTGAGGTGTGCAACGACGTGCTCGAAATCTTCAAGCCAACGGCAGAACGCAAGGTCATCATTAACCTTCCGGCGACGGTAGAGATGGCGACCCCGAACGTCTACGCCGATTCGATCGAGTGGATGAGCCGCCACCTCAACCACCGCGAGAACGTTATTCTCTCGCTGCACCCTCACAACGACCGTGGCACGGGTGTTGCGGCGGCAGAGCTCGGGTATATGGCGGGCGCTGACCGCATCGAAGGCTGCCTCTTCGGCAACGGTGAGCGCACCGGCAACGTCGACCTCGTCGCGCTCGGCATCAACATGTTCACCCAGGGTATCGACCCTGAAATTGACTTCTCGCGCCTCGACGAGATTCGCCGCGTCGCCGAGTACTGCAACCAGCTCAAGGTTCCCGAGCGCAGCCCCTGGGCGGGCGACCTCGTGTACACCGCGTTCTCTGGCTCACACCAGGATGCGATTAAAAAGGGCTTCGAACGCATGCAGCAAGACGCCGCAAAAGCCGGCGTCGATGTCAACGACATCGAGTGGGCCGTTCCATACTTGCCCGTTGACCCGCGCGACCTCGGCCGTAGCTACGAGGCGGTGATCCGCGTCAATTCGCAGTCGGGCAAGGGTGGTGTCTCGTACCTGCTCAAGAACGATCACTCGCTCGATCTGCCGCGTCGCCTGCAAATCGAATTCAGCGGCGTGGTGCAAAGCGTCACCGATTCAGAGGGCGGCGAGGTGACGAGCGAAGAAATCTGGCGGATCTTCCAGGACGAATACCTGCCGTCGGCCGAGCCAGCCGAGCGCTGGGGCCGCTACGAGATCTTCTCGACCAAGTCGAAGAGCGAAGGCGACGGCGTGACCGAGCTCACGGTAACGTACCGCGACGAGCAGGCAGAGCGCACGCTCACCTCACGCGGCAATGGCCCGGTTGACGCGTTCATAAACGGAATAAACGACGACGGCAACGAGGTGAAGGTGTTCGATTACGTCGAGCACGCCATGAGCGAGGGCGGCGACGCCAAGGCTGCCGCTTACGTACACCTCGACGTTGACGGGGTACAGCTCTGGGGCGTCGGTATTGACGCCGATACGAGCCGTGCAAGCCTGAAGGCAATCGTCAGCGCTATGAACCGTGCCGAGCGCAACAAGGTAGTCGTTACCGCCTAG
- a CDS encoding DUF2207 domain-containing protein, with protein MPTPFLSLVATLFLSVSSLFSPAVTESTVEDFLYESWDTNIDLETTEDGRAVAHVTETLVALFPDHDQNKGIVRGIPAKFHGANSMPENVTVTDENGTPTPFFTETEDRFFVILTGNDDYVQGRTTYVITYDIPDPVFVPDDAAVDEFLWDMVSVDRAQAISSFSASVTVDDTLSTAFNGDMTAYAGVAGSRNTVNLHHEGNRFSIDPLPLGRDVVVTLGLGFAKDTVVQPPKRQSNPVVTIMPFAVSLGSMGAAVAAQIAFVRFRRRHRETGRAIIAQYEAPAQLPPLIAAAIMHPASLDPIAPEYLHLAVKGNIRIEEQLKPNGNLYRDPRIVLRNMTPGTASHSVTDDALDAAMLDALFTSKHPESRAIPKSSTKFASRMGQLTADGKSESDKRGYFTREASPVAKILSLVGIALAIVSGVLLAYASATGFDRGITLVAMPLMTTSFALSIVGLFKRRVHTPLGAEAYEYLEGLKLFISVAETERIRMLQSYSGAERAELDGVTIVQLYERLLPYATLFGLEKEWSRVLASRYEAERISTPYWYPYLATRGITSMSSSLGAFSGAVTSAASYTASTSSGSSGGGFAGGGGGGGFSGGR; from the coding sequence ATGCCCACACCATTTTTGTCGCTCGTGGCCACGCTCTTTTTGAGCGTTTCCTCGCTCTTTTCGCCGGCCGTGACCGAGTCGACCGTCGAAGACTTTTTGTACGAGTCTTGGGACACGAACATTGACCTCGAGACCACCGAAGATGGCAGGGCGGTCGCTCATGTCACTGAAACTCTCGTCGCCCTTTTCCCTGATCATGATCAGAATAAAGGCATCGTGCGCGGCATCCCTGCAAAGTTTCACGGCGCAAACTCCATGCCCGAAAATGTCACGGTGACCGACGAAAACGGCACCCCAACTCCGTTCTTCACTGAGACAGAAGATCGTTTTTTCGTGATCCTCACCGGCAATGACGACTACGTGCAGGGGCGCACCACCTACGTCATCACGTACGATATTCCAGATCCAGTGTTTGTTCCAGATGACGCAGCGGTCGATGAATTTCTCTGGGATATGGTCTCGGTTGACCGCGCCCAGGCAATTAGTTCGTTCTCAGCGAGCGTCACGGTCGACGACACCCTGAGCACCGCGTTCAATGGTGATATGACGGCATACGCTGGCGTTGCCGGCTCACGCAACACGGTGAACCTGCACCACGAGGGTAACCGTTTCAGCATCGATCCGCTGCCCCTCGGGCGCGACGTGGTCGTCACCCTCGGGCTCGGCTTTGCCAAAGACACCGTGGTGCAACCACCGAAACGACAGAGCAATCCCGTCGTGACCATCATGCCCTTTGCGGTCTCACTCGGCTCGATGGGCGCCGCGGTAGCCGCCCAGATTGCGTTCGTGCGATTCCGGAGGCGCCACCGGGAAACGGGCCGCGCGATCATCGCGCAATACGAGGCACCGGCCCAGCTTCCCCCGCTCATTGCGGCGGCCATCATGCACCCTGCCAGTCTCGACCCCATTGCTCCCGAATACCTACACCTCGCGGTCAAGGGCAACATTCGCATCGAAGAGCAGCTGAAGCCGAACGGCAACCTTTATCGCGACCCGCGCATCGTACTGCGCAATATGACTCCCGGTACGGCTTCGCACAGCGTCACCGACGATGCGCTCGACGCGGCAATGCTCGATGCACTCTTCACTTCGAAGCACCCAGAGTCCCGCGCCATCCCAAAGTCGTCGACGAAGTTTGCAAGCCGCATGGGGCAGCTCACGGCCGACGGAAAGAGCGAGAGCGACAAGCGCGGCTACTTCACGCGCGAGGCCAGCCCGGTTGCCAAGATTCTCAGCCTCGTCGGCATTGCGCTCGCGATCGTGAGCGGAGTGCTTCTCGCCTACGCTTCGGCAACCGGATTCGATCGCGGCATCACGCTCGTAGCGATGCCGCTCATGACGACGAGTTTCGCTTTGTCGATCGTCGGGCTTTTCAAACGCAGGGTGCACACACCGCTCGGTGCCGAAGCGTACGAGTACCTCGAAGGACTCAAACTCTTCATCTCGGTTGCCGAGACCGAGCGCATTCGCATGCTGCAGTCGTACTCGGGAGCGGAGCGCGCAGAGCTTGACGGGGTAACCATCGTGCAGCTCTACGAGCGCTTGCTGCCCTACGCCACGCTCTTCGGCCTCGAAAAAGAGTGGTCGCGCGTGCTTGCTTCACGCTATGAAGCAGAGCGCATCTCGACCCCATACTGGTACCCCTACCTCGCCACGCGTGGCATCACGAGCATGAGTAGCTCGCTGGGCGCGTTCTCTGGCGCGGTCACCTCGGCGGCATCGTACACGGCGAGCACAAGCAGCGGATCGAGCGGCGGCGGTTTTGCCGGCGGAGGTGGCGGCGGCGGGTTCTCAGGAGGCCGCTAG
- the era gene encoding GTPase Era, producing the protein MTTEHPDFRAGFVSFVGRPNVGKSSLTNAIIGEKVAITSNRPQTTRRVIRGIAHREDGQIIIVDTPGIHRPRTLLGERLNDLVYSTLGDVDIIGFCVPANEAIGPGDRYINEQLDDFPKAKKVAIVTKIDTAGRDQVIDQLALVDQLREWDAVIPVSVSNEGQLEEMSSLLLSLLPESPPLYEVEQTTEESEEDRLAELIREAALEEVREELPHSIAVTIEDQEEREDGLLEIYANLIVERDSQKGIIIGKGGSRLRTIGEKARKEIEQLLGRRVYLSLRVKVLKEWQRDAKKLNRLGF; encoded by the coding sequence ATGACGACTGAGCACCCTGATTTCCGCGCCGGATTCGTTTCGTTCGTGGGCCGGCCAAACGTAGGCAAGTCGTCGCTCACCAACGCGATCATCGGCGAGAAGGTCGCGATCACGAGCAACCGTCCGCAGACCACGCGTCGAGTGATTCGGGGCATTGCCCACCGTGAAGACGGCCAGATCATCATCGTCGATACGCCCGGTATTCACCGCCCCCGCACCCTGCTCGGCGAGCGGCTCAACGACCTCGTGTATTCAACGCTCGGCGACGTCGACATCATTGGTTTCTGCGTTCCGGCTAACGAAGCGATCGGCCCCGGCGACCGCTATATTAACGAGCAACTCGACGACTTTCCGAAAGCGAAAAAGGTCGCTATCGTCACGAAGATCGACACCGCCGGGCGCGACCAGGTGATTGATCAGCTCGCCCTCGTTGACCAGCTGAGGGAATGGGACGCGGTGATTCCGGTCTCAGTCTCAAACGAGGGGCAGCTCGAAGAGATGTCGAGCCTCTTGCTCTCACTTCTGCCCGAATCGCCACCCCTCTACGAGGTTGAGCAAACGACCGAAGAGAGTGAAGAAGACCGGCTCGCCGAGCTCATTCGTGAGGCCGCGCTCGAAGAAGTTCGCGAAGAGCTGCCACACTCGATCGCCGTCACGATTGAAGACCAGGAAGAGCGTGAAGACGGCCTGCTTGAGATCTACGCCAACCTTATTGTCGAACGTGATAGCCAGAAGGGCATCATTATCGGCAAGGGCGGCAGCAGGCTACGCACGATCGGTGAGAAGGCACGCAAAGAGATCGAGCAGCTGCTCGGCCGCCGCGTCTACCTCTCGCTACGCGTGAAGGTGCTCAAGGAGTGGCAGCGCGACGCCAAGAAGCTCAACCGACTCGGTTTCTAG
- a CDS encoding hemolysin family protein, with the protein MIPGLVIGLAALAVLVTAAGGLLAAIDAAYTALSKSDLEELAEENPAKADRLELIGDNLERHLRNLSFMRITAETFSAVLITLAYGEIWESVWVTLAAAALTIVVLNIIVISVSPRQLGERHPERIVRGTVGLVRMLDTLLTPLAPVMSGISERAFSARSTQAERLKNEQIFSLVDRAAEQELLEEDEQDIIHSVVEFSDTLVKEVMVPRTDMITIESTVTVQEALDFFMSSPYSRIPVISGDSDGVIGVMYLRDVVSFVHRRTEEAQHSQVTRVMKPARFVPDLQRTDDLLREMQREANHLAIAVDEYGGIAGLVTLEDLIEELVGEIHDEHDKETPDIVMQPDGSYHINARLDIDELGELFDEELDDDDVETVAGLVAKELGRLAEPGDVVRISGIELTVLNVEKKRQRLVSVRAKWVGRETQDMMEVPENKEEHDD; encoded by the coding sequence GTGATTCCTGGTCTCGTTATCGGTCTCGCGGCGCTCGCGGTGCTTGTCACCGCTGCTGGGGGACTGCTCGCCGCAATCGACGCGGCATACACGGCTCTCTCGAAGAGCGACCTCGAAGAGCTCGCCGAAGAGAACCCCGCAAAGGCTGACCGCCTTGAACTTATCGGCGACAACCTCGAGCGCCATCTGCGTAACCTGAGCTTCATGCGCATTACCGCTGAGACGTTCTCAGCGGTGCTCATCACCCTGGCCTACGGCGAGATTTGGGAGAGCGTCTGGGTCACGCTTGCTGCCGCCGCGCTGACGATCGTGGTGCTCAACATCATCGTCATCAGCGTGAGCCCGAGGCAGTTGGGGGAGCGCCACCCGGAGCGCATCGTGCGTGGCACGGTGGGGCTCGTGCGCATGCTTGATACCTTGCTCACGCCGCTCGCTCCCGTTATGAGCGGCATCAGTGAGCGCGCCTTCTCTGCCCGCTCGACCCAGGCCGAGCGGCTCAAGAACGAGCAGATCTTTTCGCTCGTTGACCGCGCAGCGGAGCAAGAGCTACTTGAAGAAGACGAACAAGACATTATTCACTCCGTTGTCGAGTTCAGCGACACGCTCGTCAAAGAGGTCATGGTGCCGCGCACCGACATGATCACCATCGAGTCAACCGTGACGGTTCAGGAGGCCCTCGACTTCTTCATGAGTTCGCCATACTCGCGCATTCCGGTGATCTCGGGTGACTCTGACGGGGTGATCGGGGTCATGTACCTGCGTGACGTCGTTTCGTTTGTGCATCGCCGCACCGAAGAAGCTCAGCACTCGCAGGTGACGAGGGTTATGAAGCCTGCGCGCTTCGTGCCCGATCTACAGCGCACCGACGACCTACTCCGTGAGATGCAGCGTGAAGCGAATCACCTCGCGATCGCCGTCGACGAATACGGTGGCATCGCGGGGCTTGTGACGCTCGAAGACTTGATCGAAGAGCTCGTGGGCGAGATCCACGATGAGCACGACAAAGAGACCCCCGACATCGTTATGCAGCCCGACGGCTCGTACCACATTAACGCCAGGCTCGACATCGACGAGCTTGGCGAACTCTTTGACGAAGAGCTTGACGATGACGACGTGGAAACCGTGGCGGGGCTCGTCGCAAAAGAGCTCGGCCGACTCGCTGAGCCCGGTGACGTCGTGAGAATCTCGGGCATCGAACTCACCGTGCTGAACGTCGAGAAAAAGCGCCAGCGACTCGTGAGCGTTCGCGCCAAGTGGGTCGGGCGCGAGACGCAGGATATGATGGAAGTTCCAGAGAACAAGGAAGAGCATGACGACTGA
- the ybeY gene encoding rRNA maturation RNase YbeY — MTIEINNESAMPATEATLHDLASFVLTELHVHPDTDLAILLVDEDAMTKLHEQWMGEPGPTDVLSFPMDELRPGRPDAQTPAGLLGDIVVCPQVAAIQADAAGHDLMTEMLVLVTHGMLHLLGYDHAEPVEEHEMFSLQNQLLQSYLLRGAGA; from the coding sequence GTGACCATCGAGATCAACAACGAATCAGCAATGCCCGCAACCGAGGCGACGCTGCACGATCTCGCGAGCTTCGTGCTCACCGAGCTTCACGTTCACCCCGATACCGACCTCGCGATTTTGCTCGTTGATGAAGACGCGATGACGAAGCTGCACGAGCAGTGGATGGGCGAGCCCGGTCCAACCGACGTGCTGAGCTTTCCCATGGATGAACTGCGTCCCGGAAGGCCAGACGCCCAAACCCCGGCGGGCCTGCTTGGCGACATCGTGGTGTGCCCGCAGGTCGCAGCGATCCAGGCCGATGCTGCTGGGCACGACCTCATGACCGAGATGCTGGTGCTCGTTACCCACGGCATGCTGCACCTGCTCGGTTACGACCACGCCGAGCCCGTTGAAGAGCACGAGATGTTCTCGCTGCAGAACCAACTCCTGCAGTCGTATCTGCTGCGCGGAGCCGGCGCGTGA
- a CDS encoding PhoH family protein produces MADPHHSSRTIVLGTADPRALFGAGDEHLRALEERFPGVTFFLRGHRLTLTGASDEMNEIERLVDGLREVTLAQGTVSAREAERLFGRPGRDSAPQTTAQQMLSEPIVQTRGKQIRPQTAGQRDYVHAIDQHTITFGVGPAGTGKTFLAVAKAVQALQRREVSRIVLTRPAVEAGERLGYLPGSLEEKIDPYLRPLFDAIASLMEPDAVPQLLGGGTIEVAPLAYMRGRTLNDAFVILDEAQNTTPEQMKMFLTRLGFGSKMVVTGDATQIDLPHAKSGLKHALRILDGVDDLAVCNLTSDDIVRHSLVGRIVDAYDSYDSRKDQP; encoded by the coding sequence GTGGCTGACCCTCACCACAGTTCCCGCACCATTGTTCTTGGCACCGCCGACCCGCGGGCCCTTTTTGGTGCGGGTGATGAACATCTTCGCGCCCTCGAAGAACGCTTTCCTGGCGTCACCTTTTTCCTTCGCGGGCACCGCCTCACTCTCACCGGTGCTTCCGACGAGATGAATGAGATCGAACGGCTCGTTGACGGCCTGCGTGAAGTGACTCTTGCGCAGGGTACCGTGAGCGCCCGTGAGGCTGAGCGCCTGTTTGGGCGCCCCGGGCGAGATTCTGCGCCCCAAACGACCGCGCAACAGATGCTCAGCGAACCTATCGTGCAGACTCGCGGTAAGCAGATCCGCCCGCAGACCGCGGGCCAGCGCGACTACGTGCACGCGATCGATCAGCATACGATCACCTTTGGCGTGGGGCCAGCGGGCACCGGCAAGACTTTTCTCGCCGTCGCCAAGGCAGTTCAGGCCCTGCAGCGCCGCGAGGTCTCGCGCATCGTACTGACGAGGCCCGCGGTCGAGGCAGGCGAACGGCTTGGCTACCTGCCGGGCTCGCTCGAAGAGAAGATCGACCCGTACCTGAGGCCGCTCTTTGACGCGATTGCCTCGCTTATGGAGCCCGACGCCGTGCCGCAACTGCTCGGGGGTGGAACGATTGAGGTTGCACCACTCGCGTACATGCGCGGGCGCACGTTGAATGATGCCTTCGTCATTCTTGACGAGGCACAAAATACAACGCCAGAACAAATGAAAATGTTTCTCACGCGCCTGGGCTTTGGGTCGAAGATGGTGGTGACGGGCGACGCCACGCAAATTGATTTGCCGCACGCCAAGAGCGGCCTCAAACACGCCCTACGCATTCTTGACGGGGTTGACGACCTCGCCGTGTGTAACCTCACGAGCGATGACATCGTGCGCCACAGCCTTGTCGGCCGCATCGTCGACGCTTATGACTCTTATGATTCGCGAAAGGATCAACCGTGA
- a CDS encoding histidine triad nucleotide-binding protein: MAQETIFAKIIAGEIPVEKVYESDSVLAFRDIAPQAKVHLLVIPKTTAYENVTELAAGDPALLADMVAVAKQLADEHGEGEYRLVFNNGASAGQTVFHVHAHVLIDDLKEQSLGG; the protein is encoded by the coding sequence ATGGCTCAGGAAACTATTTTTGCGAAGATTATCGCGGGTGAAATTCCCGTTGAGAAGGTGTACGAGAGCGACAGCGTGCTCGCCTTTCGCGACATCGCGCCTCAGGCAAAGGTGCACCTGCTCGTCATCCCGAAAACCACTGCATACGAGAACGTGACCGAGCTCGCTGCTGGCGACCCCGCGCTCCTCGCCGACATGGTCGCCGTTGCGAAGCAACTGGCCGACGAACACGGTGAGGGCGAGTACAGGCTCGTCTTTAATAACGGCGCCTCGGCCGGGCAGACCGTCTTTCACGTGCACGCCCACGTTCTCATCGACGACTTGAAGGAGCAGAGCCTCGGTGGCTGA
- a CDS encoding 16S rRNA (uracil(1498)-N(3))-methyltransferase: MANLYVREGLQPADFTGTIEVTGDEARHAVAVSRLRVGESILVGNGEGTIAGGTVTAASQNAFSVEIAEVTEYPEPVRKVWIVQALAKGDRSERAVELCTEFGAWGFVTWQAARSISKWDAKKAPKGLEKWHRVAREASKQSIRPFVPRVTGPMTTNDLVQLAAAGEATVIVLHPRDAAELSARVAELSPSGDVYVCVGPEGGLSDAELEALSSAGAITATVGANVLRTSSAGAAALSVLNLAAGHW; this comes from the coding sequence ATGGCGAATCTCTACGTGCGAGAGGGCCTTCAGCCCGCCGACTTCACCGGCACCATTGAGGTGACCGGCGACGAGGCGCGCCATGCCGTCGCCGTGAGCCGGCTGCGCGTGGGCGAGAGCATTCTCGTTGGCAACGGCGAGGGCACCATTGCGGGCGGCACTGTTACCGCGGCGTCGCAGAACGCCTTTTCGGTCGAGATTGCCGAGGTGACCGAGTACCCAGAGCCCGTTCGAAAAGTGTGGATCGTGCAGGCCCTCGCCAAGGGCGACCGCTCCGAACGGGCGGTTGAACTGTGCACCGAGTTTGGAGCCTGGGGCTTTGTCACGTGGCAGGCGGCCCGTTCGATCTCGAAGTGGGACGCGAAGAAAGCGCCGAAGGGACTCGAGAAGTGGCACCGGGTTGCGCGCGAAGCCTCGAAACAGTCGATACGGCCCTTCGTGCCGCGCGTGACAGGGCCCATGACGACCAATGATCTCGTGCAGCTCGCCGCTGCAGGTGAAGCAACCGTGATAGTGCTGCACCCGAGGGACGCCGCAGAGCTCTCGGCTCGGGTGGCCGAACTCAGCCCGAGCGGCGACGTGTATGTGTGCGTCGGGCCAGAGGGCGGGCTCAGCGACGCAGAGCTTGAAGCGCTGTCGTCGGCCGGTGCCATCACAGCGACGGTCGGCGCGAACGTATTGCGCACCTCAAGTGCCGGTGCCGCCGCGCTCTCGGTACTGAATCTTGCGGCGGGGCATTGGTAG
- the dnaJ gene encoding molecular chaperone DnaJ, producing the protein MADHYETLGVSREATPEEIKKAYRKLARELHPDVNPSEDASERFKLVTHAYDVLSDPQERQKYDMGGNDAFGGGFGDIFNTFFGGGFGGGGSGPKSRSERGEDALIRIDVTLEQVMFGDETTVALNTAVLCETCQGSCCQPGTSPVTCDVCGGEGSVQRQVRSLFGNVVTSHPCGTCQGFGTVIQSPCITCGGKGRTRERRETTIQIPSGVETGTRMQIRGGGEVGPGGGPNGDLFVEFQVKHHDIFSRDGYDLLATVNLQMTDAALGTEVTLESLDGAVEIEVEAGAQAGDILTLRGRGIQHLQSNQRGDLKVALQVVTPTKLSSKEKDLLKNLAKLRGNKPPQFGEFQQGFFGKMRDRFFR; encoded by the coding sequence GTGGCAGATCACTACGAAACTCTCGGGGTTTCACGCGAAGCAACCCCTGAAGAAATCAAGAAGGCTTACCGCAAGCTTGCGCGCGAGCTGCACCCCGATGTGAACCCTTCAGAAGACGCCTCGGAGCGCTTCAAGCTCGTCACTCACGCCTATGACGTGCTGAGCGACCCGCAGGAGCGCCAGAAGTACGATATGGGCGGCAACGACGCCTTCGGCGGTGGCTTCGGCGACATCTTTAACACCTTCTTCGGTGGCGGTTTTGGCGGCGGCGGCAGCGGGCCGAAGTCGCGTTCAGAGCGCGGGGAAGACGCGCTCATTCGCATTGATGTCACGCTTGAGCAGGTCATGTTCGGTGATGAGACGACGGTCGCGCTCAACACCGCGGTGTTGTGTGAAACGTGTCAGGGCAGCTGCTGCCAGCCAGGTACGTCACCCGTCACCTGTGACGTGTGTGGCGGCGAGGGCTCGGTGCAGCGCCAGGTGCGCTCGCTCTTCGGCAACGTCGTGACGAGCCACCCCTGCGGTACCTGCCAGGGCTTCGGCACCGTTATTCAGAGCCCCTGCATTACCTGTGGTGGCAAGGGCCGCACTCGTGAGCGTCGCGAAACCACCATTCAGATTCCCTCTGGCGTTGAGACCGGAACACGCATGCAGATTCGCGGCGGCGGCGAGGTTGGCCCCGGTGGCGGCCCGAACGGCGACCTGTTCGTCGAGTTTCAGGTCAAGCACCACGACATCTTCAGCCGCGACGGCTACGACCTGCTCGCGACCGTGAACCTGCAGATGACCGACGCTGCGCTCGGCACCGAGGTGACGCTTGAGTCGCTCGATGGCGCGGTCGAGATCGAGGTTGAGGCCGGCGCGCAGGCGGGCGATATCTTGACGCTTCGCGGGCGCGGCATTCAGCACCTGCAGTCGAACCAGCGCGGTGACTTGAAGGTCGCCCTGCAGGTTGTGACTCCGACCAAGCTCAGCTCGAAAGAGAAGGACCTGCTCAAAAACCTCGCCAAGTTGCGTGGCAATAAGCCGCCTCAGTTCGGCGAGTTTCAGCAGGGCTTCTTCGGCAAGATGCGCGACCGTTTCTTCCGCTAA
- the hrcA gene encoding heat-inducible transcriptional repressor HrcA has product MSISDRGLAVLRAIVNDFVNEGEPVASKSIVERHSFGVSAATIRNDMALLEEEELIVAPHTSSGRVPTDKGYRLYVDTLAEIRPLTQAQRAAIERFLGEAENLDDVMARTVRLLASLTHQVAVIQYPTAGAGYVKQIELVAIGPDRVLCVVITSNAAVEQHIARIRHAIVDEAWVQGLRDRIATEVMGRDIGLAQARVTELIRTAGDWAEPNELEPVVSVLEVVEEQLSANRNQRIAVAGTANLSRPGETLQNLSAVLEAVEEQVVLLRLIQELATDERGVGASIGRENLPYGFPDAALIATQYQAGGATLSRLGVLGPTRMNYERNIAAMRAVSRYLGRLLGESNL; this is encoded by the coding sequence ATGAGTATCTCAGACCGGGGTCTCGCGGTCTTGCGCGCCATCGTGAACGACTTCGTGAACGAGGGCGAACCGGTGGCCTCGAAATCGATCGTCGAGAGGCACTCGTTTGGGGTATCGGCCGCGACGATCCGCAATGATATGGCGCTTCTCGAAGAAGAAGAACTCATCGTCGCACCGCATACTTCGAGTGGGCGGGTGCCCACCGACAAGGGCTACCGGCTCTACGTCGACACGCTCGCCGAGATTCGCCCACTCACGCAGGCGCAACGCGCGGCGATCGAACGCTTTCTGGGTGAAGCCGAGAACCTCGACGACGTCATGGCGCGAACCGTCAGGCTGCTCGCGAGCCTCACACACCAGGTCGCTGTGATTCAATACCCGACAGCTGGGGCGGGGTACGTGAAGCAGATCGAACTCGTCGCGATCGGGCCAGACCGGGTGCTCTGTGTCGTGATCACGAGTAACGCGGCTGTTGAGCAGCACATCGCGCGCATTCGCCACGCCATCGTCGACGAGGCCTGGGTGCAGGGGCTGAGGGATCGCATCGCTACTGAAGTGATGGGGCGTGACATCGGGCTTGCCCAGGCTCGGGTGACAGAGCTCATTCGCACCGCGGGTGACTGGGCAGAGCCCAACGAGCTTGAGCCGGTCGTGAGTGTTCTTGAGGTCGTCGAAGAACAGCTCAGCGCCAACCGCAATCAACGCATCGCGGTCGCGGGCACAGCAAACCTGTCGCGGCCTGGCGAGACCCTTCAGAACCTCTCGGCGGTGCTCGAGGCGGTTGAAGAACAGGTCGTGCTCTTGCGCCTCATCCAGGAACTTGCGACCGATGAACGTGGGGTCGGCGCGTCGATTGGCCGCGAAAACCTCCCGTACGGGTTTCCTGACGCCGCCCTCATCGCGACCCAGTATCAGGCTGGTGGCGCTACACTCTCGAGGCTCGGCGTGCTCGGGCCAACTCGCATGAACTATGAACGCAACATCGCCGCGATGCGGGCGGTGTCGAGATACCTCGGTCGGTTGCTCGGTGAGAGCAACCTCTAG